The sequence GAGAGAAGGACAACCCTCGACTTGAACCACGGATACTTATTGAAGACCCTGAAAAATCATACGGGGATAAAAACACAGAGAATATATTGATTCATGGGGATAACCTACTTGCGTTAAAAGCGTTGGAACAGGATTACGCAGGAAAGGTTAAATGTATTTATATAGATCCGCCTTACAATGCTAAGAATGCAAATCCTCATTATGAGGATAATGTTGAACACTCGGAATGGTTATGCCTGATAAAGCCTCGTCTTGTTATACTCCGTAAACTTTTAAGTGATGACGGCAGCATATGGATTTCTATAGATGATGATGAAAGCCATTACTTGAAGGTCTTGTGTGATGAGATTTTTGGAAGGAATAATTTCGTTGCAAATGTGATATGGGAAAAGAAGTATTCACCACAGAATGATGCGAAATGGCTTTCAGACAGCCATGATCATATACTTGTTTATGCAAAGAATAAAGAAACTTGGAGACCAAACCTTTTGCCAAGAACAGAGGAGATGGATAAGAGATATAAAAATCCTGACAATGATCCGAGAGGAAATTGGAAACCTGCTGATTTTTCAGTAAAAACTTATAATGAAGTGTGTGATTATGAAATTGTTCTGCCCTCTGGTCGTCGGGTACAGCCACCAACAAGCCGTTGTTGGGTAACTTCCAAAGAAAGGTATCTTGAATTAGTTGCTGATAATAGGATATGGTTTGGAAAAGATGGCAATAATATTCCGTCTCTAAAGAAGTTCCTTTCAGAAGTTCAGCAAGGTTCTGTTTCAAAAACAATATGGTTCAGAACCGAAGTCGGAGATAATCAAGACGCAAAGAAAGAAACAAAAGCTTTTAACTCTGACGATGTATTTGCTACTCCGAAACCAGAAAGACTTGTTGAGCGCATCTTGACACTTGGCAGTAATAAGAATGACATCGTTCTTGACTCCTTCCTTGGCTCCGGCACAACCGCCGCTGTAGCCCATAAAATGGGGCGTAAATGGATTGGTGTTGAGCTTGGGGAGCATTGCAATACTCACTGTGTGCCACGTCTGCAAAAGGTTATAGACGGAACAGACCAAGGCGGAATATCAAAAGCTGTGGACTGGAAAAGCGGCGGCGGTTTCCGTTATTATACCCTTGCGCCAAGCCTTCTTAAAAAAGATTCCAATGACCGTTGGGTTATATCCGAAGAATACAATGCTGAACAGCTTGCCGCAGCAATGGCGAAGCAGGAAGGGTTTAAGTATTACCCTGATGAAACAGTATACTGGAAGCAGGGTTATTCAACAGAAACTGACTTCATCTACACCACAACACAGTTTCTCACTGTAGATATTATAGACAAGATACATGAAGAAATGAAACCCGAAGAAAGTCTGCTTATCACCTGCAAAGCATTTCAGGATGCTTGTGTTAAAAGGCATTCAAACATAACCGTCAAAAAAATTCCGCATGTTCTTCTTGGCAGGTGCGAATTCGGAAAAGATGATTACAGCCTGAACATTATCAACGTTCCTGTGGTTGATTTCGAAGACGAAGAAGGGGAGGACTGCTGATGAATCAGACGGCTAATATCATTAAAAACCGCCTAAGCCTTCGCCCTCCGCAGGAAGAGAGTCTTAATATTCTTGCTCAACTGGCAGATATTCTCACACTTAGAAAAGATGCCGATTTGACCGCAGAATTGGAAAAAGTCAGAGAACTGTACCCAACCTGCACGGATTTTGAATGGAATTTCCCATCTATCTGCTTTTCTCTTGCAACAGGCGTGGGAAAAACAAGGCTTATGGGGGCTTTTGTAACATATCTTTTTCAGAAAAAAGGGATAACAAATTTCTTTATTCTTGCTCCTAACCTTACTGTTTATAATAAGCTGATTGATGATTTCTCCAATACGCATAGTCCGAAATATGTATTCAGAGGTATCGCCGATTTTGCCGTCAGACAGCCTAAAATCATTACTGCTGACAACTATACATGGGAATTTTCCGCTATTGAAAGAGCAAGAGAAGAAGGCGAAGTCTGCATTAACTTCTTTAATATTTCTAAAATAAACGCAGAAACAAGAAAAGGGCAGCAACCGCAAATCAAAAGACTTTGGGAATACATAGGCGATTCATATTTCAACTATCTTACCAAGCTTGAAGACCTTGTTCTTATAATGGATGAATCCCATCATTATCGTGCGGATAGAGGCATGACAGTTCTTAATGAACTTAACCCGATCTTGGGTCTGGAAGTTACCGCAACTCCACAGGTAGAAAAAAGCGGAAAAACCATTAAGTTTAAAAATGTTGTTTATGAATACTCACTGGCAAAAGCGATCAGGGATGGTTTTGTCAAAGAACCTGCCGTTGCCACAAGGAAAGATTTTGATCCTGACAGATACAGCAACAATCTTCTGGAACTTGATCAAATTAAGCTTGAAGATGGAATCAGGCTGCATGAAAAAACAAAAGTCGAGCTTGATATATACGCCAGAGATAACAAAAAAGAGCGTGTTAAGCCTTTTGTTCTCGTTGTTGCTAAGGACACTCAACATGCAGCACAGTTGAAGGAGATTATATGCTCTCCCGGTTTCTTTGATGGCTATTATACCGATAAAGTAATGGAGATTCACTCCAATCAGACAGGAACAGAAAAAGAAGAGAATATTCAAAATCTTATTTCGGTTGAAGATCCTGACAACCCTATCGAGATAGTTATTCATGTCAATATGCTGAAAGAAGGCTGGGACGTAACCAATCTTTATACGATAGTTCCGCTCCGTACCGCTGCTTCAACTACTCTTCGTGAGCAGACAATAGGACGTGGACTACGTTTGCCTTACGGCAGGAAAACAGGCAACTCTTCCGTTGATAAGCTCACAATCATGGCACATGATAAATTTCAGGAGATTGTTGATGCAGCAAATAAGGCGGATTCGATAATCAGGCTTGAGAATATTATTACTATCGATCCTGATGAACTGGAAAAACAACGACCGGAAGTGGCAATTTCTCTTTCAAATATTGAGAAAGCTGTCCAAGAAAAAAGAGCAGAGATAGCCACTATTCCTGACGAAACAGTCAGGCAAAAAGAAGAAGTCAGGCTGGAAGTCAGAGAAAAAATACTTAGCTACATGCCCAAAATGGGAAAAGAAATTACTTCTGTTTCTGAATTAAAAACGCCGGAAGTTAAAAAGTCTATTATTGAAAGAATACGCAAAGAAGCTGATGAATCCCCTCAATACAGACTGTTTGTTGAAGAAGAGATCAAAGAAGTTGAACAGGCTTATGATGATACTATAGAATATTTCTCTGCAAATATTATAGAAATCCCACGCATTATGCTTCAACAGGGAAGTTCTGACTTCGGATTCCATGATTTTGATCTTGATGTCTCAGCGTTCAATTATCAGCCTGTATCTGAAGACCTGCTTATTCAGGCTTTGCAATCAAATACCAGAGAGATTGTTACTGCGGAACGCCGAATAAGACACGAAAAACCTGAAGATATAATTATTAACGAACTTGTGAACTTCGGGGAAATTGATTATGACTCTCAATCGGGCTTGTTATACAAGCTGGTTTTTCAGTTGATTGAGCACTTCAAGTCATATCTTAACGATGAAGATGTTTTAAATGTTGTTCTCTATCACAAAATGCAGATCGGAAGGGCAATCTACAGCCAGATGATGGAACATTTTTATCTTGTTCCTGCGGAATATGAAAAGCCGCTGGTTCACTCATTTACTGTGATACATCCCCATAACTATATAAAGCTAAAGCATGACAAGGTTTATTATTTTACTGAAACAATTGAACCCACAAGGTCTATTCCGTCTAAAATATTTACAGGATTTAAGAAATCATGCCATTCTGAATATAAGTTTGATTCCAAAACAGAGAAAGACTTTGCAATCATTCTGGAAAATGACAACGCTGTACAAAAATGGTTAAGACCTGCTAAAGAACAGTTCCATATCTACTGGAAACACAACTCAAAACGTTACGAACCCGATTTTATTGTTGAAACTG is a genomic window of Geovibrio thiophilus containing:
- a CDS encoding site-specific DNA-methyltransferase — its product is MSKKQRLELMWIGKGEKDNPRLEPRILIEDPEKSYGDKNTENILIHGDNLLALKALEQDYAGKVKCIYIDPPYNAKNANPHYEDNVEHSEWLCLIKPRLVILRKLLSDDGSIWISIDDDESHYLKVLCDEIFGRNNFVANVIWEKKYSPQNDAKWLSDSHDHILVYAKNKETWRPNLLPRTEEMDKRYKNPDNDPRGNWKPADFSVKTYNEVCDYEIVLPSGRRVQPPTSRCWVTSKERYLELVADNRIWFGKDGNNIPSLKKFLSEVQQGSVSKTIWFRTEVGDNQDAKKETKAFNSDDVFATPKPERLVERILTLGSNKNDIVLDSFLGSGTTAAVAHKMGRKWIGVELGEHCNTHCVPRLQKVIDGTDQGGISKAVDWKSGGGFRYYTLAPSLLKKDSNDRWVISEEYNAEQLAAAMAKQEGFKYYPDETVYWKQGYSTETDFIYTTTQFLTVDIIDKIHEEMKPEESLLITCKAFQDACVKRHSNITVKKIPHVLLGRCEFGKDDYSLNIINVPVVDFEDEEGEDC
- a CDS encoding DEAD/DEAH box helicase → MNQTANIIKNRLSLRPPQEESLNILAQLADILTLRKDADLTAELEKVRELYPTCTDFEWNFPSICFSLATGVGKTRLMGAFVTYLFQKKGITNFFILAPNLTVYNKLIDDFSNTHSPKYVFRGIADFAVRQPKIITADNYTWEFSAIERAREEGEVCINFFNISKINAETRKGQQPQIKRLWEYIGDSYFNYLTKLEDLVLIMDESHHYRADRGMTVLNELNPILGLEVTATPQVEKSGKTIKFKNVVYEYSLAKAIRDGFVKEPAVATRKDFDPDRYSNNLLELDQIKLEDGIRLHEKTKVELDIYARDNKKERVKPFVLVVAKDTQHAAQLKEIICSPGFFDGYYTDKVMEIHSNQTGTEKEENIQNLISVEDPDNPIEIVIHVNMLKEGWDVTNLYTIVPLRTAASTTLREQTIGRGLRLPYGRKTGNSSVDKLTIMAHDKFQEIVDAANKADSIIRLENIITIDPDELEKQRPEVAISLSNIEKAVQEKRAEIATIPDETVRQKEEVRLEVREKILSYMPKMGKEITSVSELKTPEVKKSIIERIRKEADESPQYRLFVEEEIKEVEQAYDDTIEYFSANIIEIPRIMLQQGSSDFGFHDFDLDVSAFNYQPVSEDLLIQALQSNTREIVTAERRIRHEKPEDIIINELVNFGEIDYDSQSGLLYKLVFQLIEHFKSYLNDEDVLNVVLYHKMQIGRAIYSQMMEHFYLVPAEYEKPLVHSFTVIHPHNYIKLKHDKVYYFTETIEPTRSIPSKIFTGFKKSCHSEYKFDSKTEKDFAIILENDNAVQKWLRPAKEQFHIYWKHNSKRYEPDFIVETADGLYMVETKKEADVDTDDVQEKKNAALVYCKHATDFTTANGGKPWHYLLIPHDVVKPNMTFARFATEFKQ